The DNA window GAGTTAGTTGTGCTTGTTCGATGTTGCGAGTGAAACCAGCTTTCCAGGATCACGCAGGCGGCGGCGCAGTCTATGTCTTCGCGGCGCACGCGCCTGCGGCCCTGTTGGCGCAATTCCCTGAGACGCGCTTCGGCCTCCTTGGACGACAGGCGCTCGTCAACGGTCAGCACCGGACAGGGATAACGCCGTTCAAGTTCCGCCGCGAAGGCACGTGCACGTCTTGTGATGTCCTGTTCACCACCGTGCATAGTATACGGGAGTCCCACCACCAGCCGGTCCGGCGCCCATTCCTTTATCAACCCGTCGATCAAGCTCCAGTCCGGTACGCCATCCGTCATCTTCAGCACCGTCACCGGCGTGGCGCTCGCGCTCAGAGTCTGTCCGACGGCTACGCCGGTGCGACGCAGGCCGAAATCAAAGCCGAGCGCGCGCAACGCGCCCTCAGGCATGCCCGGCATCACCCGAGAGCAATGCGATGTCCACGCCGATCAGGCGCGCGGCCGCTTGCCAGCGTTCCGCCACCGGTGTTTCAAAAATGATGCGCTTGTCCGCCGGCGTGCTTAGCCATGAGTTGGCCGCGAGTTCGCTTTCCAGCTGTCCCGCACCCCAGCCGGCATATCCCAGCGCTACCAGGGTCCGGCTGGGTCCCTCGCCGCGTGCCAGCGCGGCCAGCACGTCACGCGAGGTGGTCACACATAGACCGCCCAGCTTGAGGCTCGAATCCCAGGCGCCGGGGGGTTCGTGGATGACAAAGCCGCGGTCGGTCTGCACCGGCCCGCCCTGAAACACCGGATACTGCGCCAGCGTGGGGTTATCCACGGTGATGGAAAGCTGCTTGAAGATATCGCCCAATACCACACTACTCGGACGATTGATGACAATGCCGAGCGCGCTGCCGGCGCTGTGCTCGCACACGTACACCACGCTCTGCTGGAAATTGGGATCGTTGAGCGAGGGCATCGCCACGAGAAAATGATTGCCGAGAAAGTCCTGCACCATGCGGATAGTATCCGCATGACCCGCACAGTGCACAAGCGTCAATGCGGTGCGGGCAGTTTCAGGCCGCTGCGCTGCGTGTCCAGGCGCCCGCTGTTGAAACGCCATACGTACACAAAGCGCAGCACGTCGGTGTCCTTGCGGAAGCTCGCGGGAAACGGCGCGAACGGCGCCGCCATTTTCACGATGTGGATTGCGGACTGGTCGAGCAGCGGATAGCGCGAGGGTTGGGTCAATATCAGGTGACGAATGCTGCCATCGGCATTCAAAGCAACTTCGAGCGCCAGTGAGCCGGACAAATGTTCGGCGCGGATCTGTGGCGGGAAGTTGAGATTGCCGATGTGCTCGACCTTGCGCCGCCAGGCATCCAGATATTCGGCATAACGCGAAGCGCGTGCATTCACGGACACGAATGCCTCGCGCGGCGTCGGGCTGGTGGCGAGCGGCAACTGTACGGGATCGTCGGTAGGCATGAGCGCGTCGTCACCCTGCGTGAGCAGGCGTGCGACCAGTACGCGCGCGCTCGGGCTTTGCGGGGAGGGGGTGGCGCGCGCATTGGCGTAGTGAGCGGTGTAGGCGGCGGTCGTCACTGCGGTGTGTTGATTGTCGGCGACGCTGCTCAAGCCATGCGCGTCGCTTGCACCCCGGCCGCGCCCGGGATTGCTGAGCAGGTCTTCGCCTTCCGGCAGGCCGGGGTTGTTGGCCGCCGCGGGCATGGACAACGGACTCTGCGGCCGCACCAACTTCTTGGTGTTGCCCTGGCCCTGTTGATTCGCCTGCGCGATGTAATCCGCCTGCGACGGCGGCACC is part of the Gammaproteobacteria bacterium genome and encodes:
- a CDS encoding YqgE/AlgH family protein; this translates as MVQDFLGNHFLVAMPSLNDPNFQQSVVYVCEHSAGSALGIVINRPSSVVLGDIFKQLSITVDNPTLAQYPVFQGGPVQTDRGFVIHEPPGAWDSSLKLGGLCVTTSRDVLAALARGEGPSRTLVALGYAGWGAGQLESELAANSWLSTPADKRIIFETPVAERWQAAARLIGVDIALLSGDAGHA
- a CDS encoding TonB family protein — protein: MNAAVPQTPHIAARDRLITTLFFAVLVHAIVILGIGFTADKPGGGSTLEVTLVQTRSVVPPSQADYIAQANQQGQGNTKKLVRPQSPLSMPAAANNPGLPEGEDLLSNPGRGRGASDAHGLSSVADNQHTAVTTAAYTAHYANARATPSPQSPSARVLVARLLTQGDDALMPTDDPVQLPLATSPTPREAFVSVNARASRYAEYLDAWRRKVEHIGNLNFPPQIRAEHLSGSLALEVALNADGSIRHLILTQPSRYPLLDQSAIHIVKMAAPFAPFPASFRKDTDVLRFVYVWRFNSGRLDTQRSGLKLPAPH
- the ruvX gene encoding Holliday junction resolvase RuvX, coding for MPEGALRALGFDFGLRRTGVAVGQTLSASATPVTVLKMTDGVPDWSLIDGLIKEWAPDRLVVGLPYTMHGGEQDITRRARAFAAELERRYPCPVLTVDERLSSKEAEARLRELRQQGRRRVRREDIDCAAACVILESWFHSQHRTSTTNSA